AATGACATCACGAACGGCACCTTTACCTCCTTTTTTATGTGAGATATATTTCGATATATTTTTTATTTCAGGAACGGCATCTTGTGGGCAACAAGGTAAGCCAATACCTTTCATTACCGGAAAATCAGGAATGTCATCACCCATATAAAGAACATTTTCAGATTTAATATCATTATCTTTAAGATATTCGTCTAGCTGTTCAATTTTGTTATGTGCGCCCAAATAAATATTAGAAACACCTAATCCCTGTAAACGAATGCGAACCCCTTCATTAGAACCCCCGGAAATAATGCAAATATTATATCCCATATCGATGGCAGTTTTTAAAGCATAGCCATCTTTCATGTTCATTTTTCGTAGCATCTCACCAGAAGATGTTACGGTTACTGTACCATCTGTTAAAACGCCATCTACATCAAAAATAAAAGTTGTGATGTGTTCTAAGTATTCTTTATAATTTTTTTCTTCCATGTGTGTGTTGTATAGAGGTGGTTAATAGTTGGTAAATGTCTTCGTGATGTTGGTCTTCTAAAAGTTTTAAATGCTTACGTATTGTTTTTTTGTCATGACGTTTTGCAGGACCCGTTTGAGCTTTAAAGGGAGATAAATCCTGTACTTTTTTAGCTGTTTCCAGAATGAGAGGTTTTAAAAGGTCGAACTCGGCTCCTTGACTTTCTGTTATTTCGTGCCCTATTCTATATAATTGGTTAGTAAAATTATTCACAAAAACAGCCGCCAAATGTAATACTTTGCGTTGGTCACTATTAACCCTTTTTGTAGGACTACCAATAGTTAAAGCTAGATTTTTTATAATAGGATAGCTTTTTTTATCGATAGTTTCAATGCAAATCGGTACAGTTGAAAAATCTATTTCGGCTTCTTTACTAAACGTTTGCAATGGGTAGAATACCCCTCGTTTATGCTTTTTATCGATATCATATACACTCACACTTCCCGAAGTATGCAATACTAATTTGTTTTCAAAAGGAAGTTGAGATGAAAGCTCAGAAATGGCATCGTCACTAACAGCTAAAATATAAACATCCGCATCTTTGATCAATGATAAGTCATCAATAATTTCCACGTCATTTTTATAAGAAGCGATGGCTGTTATACGTCTACTATACCATTGATTTATAACAATGTCCTCTGCTTGGTTAAAAGCCTTAAATAAATGAGTTGCAACATTGCCAGAACCGAGAATTACTACTGAAATCATATTGCTAAAATACTAACGAATTACGAATTACTAATTATGAATTACGATTTTTTAACTTAAAGATTTTTAGTGATATTTTTAGCTACAGATTTTAGTTAA
The Flavivirga spongiicola genome window above contains:
- a CDS encoding Rossmann-like and DUF2520 domain-containing protein; this encodes MISVVILGSGNVATHLFKAFNQAEDIVINQWYSRRITAIASYKNDVEIIDDLSLIKDADVYILAVSDDAISELSSQLPFENKLVLHTSGSVSVYDIDKKHKRGVFYPLQTFSKEAEIDFSTVPICIETIDKKSYPIIKNLALTIGSPTKRVNSDQRKVLHLAAVFVNNFTNQLYRIGHEITESQGAEFDLLKPLILETAKKVQDLSPFKAQTGPAKRHDKKTIRKHLKLLEDQHHEDIYQLLTTSIQHTHGRKKL
- a CDS encoding KdsC family phosphatase, whose translation is MEEKNYKEYLEHITTFIFDVDGVLTDGTVTVTSSGEMLRKMNMKDGYALKTAIDMGYNICIISGGSNEGVRIRLQGLGVSNIYLGAHNKIEQLDEYLKDNDIKSENVLYMGDDIPDFPVMKGIGLPCCPQDAVPEIKNISKYISHKKGGKGAVRDVIEQVLKVQEKWNGNFGAKYD